The sequence below is a genomic window from Paenibacillus sp. DCT19.
AAACAATCTATGCACGCAGCTTGGAGAAAGTGGAGTGGGAAAGAGTACCAGGTGTTGAGTATACGGATGATATTTCATCTCTAATGAACGACCAAGACATTCAATTAATTGTCATCTGCACTCACACAGAGTCACATTACAGTTATGCCAAAATGGCACTGGATCATGGCAAAAATGTACTCGTTGAGAAGCCTTTTATGTTAACAAAAGAAGAAGCCGTGTCTATTTTCAAATATGCAAAAGAAAAGAATCTGATCATTCAATGTTATCAAAATAGACGATATGACTCCGACTTCCTTACAACCAAGAAAGTGATTGAATCCGGCAAGCTTGGGGATCTTCTGGAAGTTGAAATGCATTACGATTATTATCGACCTGAAATACCTAACGCAGTCTCCCAGTTCTCCAAATACAACAGTTATCTATATGGACATGGTGTGCATACCATTGACCAAGTCCTTTCTTATTTTGGTAAACCCGACCGAATCCATTATGATGTCCGGCAGTTATTAGGCGCTGGCAGAATGAATGATTATTTTGATCTGGACTTTTATTACAATTCACTCAAAGTATCCGTAAAATCAAGCTTTTTCCGTCTGAAGCCAAGGCCAAGTTTTGTGGTATACGGTAAGAAGGGTGTTTTTGTGAAGCAAACAGAGGATCGCCAAGAGGAGCATTTGAAGTTATTTTACCTGCCTAAAGGGCATGATGATTTTGGGATTGATCTGCCTCAGCACTACGGCGTGCTCACGTATGTGGATGATGATGGCACGTACCATGAAGAAAAAGTGATTTCTGAAAAAGGCGATTATGCACGCGTGTATGACGATATATATCAAGCCATCGTAAATGGCCGAGACAAAGTAATCCGTGACGAAGAAACCATATTAGCCATGGA
It includes:
- a CDS encoding Gfo/Idh/MocA family oxidoreductase; this translates as MLNIGYIGNGKSTNRYHLPFSLNRDELNVKTIYARSLEKVEWERVPGVEYTDDISSLMNDQDIQLIVICTHTESHYSYAKMALDHGKNVLVEKPFMLTKEEAVSIFKYAKEKNLIIQCYQNRRYDSDFLTTKKVIESGKLGDLLEVEMHYDYYRPEIPNAVSQFSKYNSYLYGHGVHTIDQVLSYFGKPDRIHYDVRQLLGAGRMNDYFDLDFYYNSLKVSVKSSFFRLKPRPSFVVYGKKGVFVKQTEDRQEEHLKLFYLPKGHDDFGIDLPQHYGVLTYVDDDGTYHEEKVISEKGDYARVYDDIYQAIVNGRDKVIRDEETILAMEILENGMKGCS